Proteins encoded together in one Acidobacteriota bacterium window:
- a CDS encoding Calx-beta domain-containing protein has translation MTSTPSKIAFSSPDYCVRYSTKAASTVTVAVNRLENLTEAVTADYTITDQTAVAGTDYAPLPTGTLSFAALETTKTFDVSILHRVRSRENKVAILELSNAAPVGKCELGSPQKAALIISPPKISMPPRVHLAIGLVALGVVGLALIFWIAAKSPLHLDGKTVVATTDSTVDHQCTRIRASFDKEKVLIFTEDAPLRLRDDLVIQPHSFITTVLANRTIDNRECIPVLETQHNAFLCLNVVRTDCPE, from the coding sequence GTGACTTCAACTCCTTCCAAAATAGCGTTCAGCTCACCTGACTATTGCGTCCGCTACAGCACCAAGGCAGCCAGCACGGTAACCGTTGCTGTAAATCGATTAGAAAACCTGACTGAGGCCGTAACAGCGGACTACACGATAACTGATCAGACAGCAGTCGCGGGAACTGATTACGCCCCGCTGCCAACAGGAACGCTGAGCTTCGCTGCTCTCGAGACCACTAAGACATTCGACGTCTCAATCCTCCATAGAGTCAGGTCCCGGGAAAACAAGGTCGCCATCCTCGAGCTGAGCAACGCCGCGCCAGTGGGCAAATGCGAGCTGGGTAGCCCACAAAAGGCAGCGCTTATCATCAGTCCGCCTAAAATCAGTATGCCTCCGAGAGTCCATTTGGCCATTGGGCTTGTAGCCCTTGGGGTCGTTGGACTCGCACTAATTTTCTGGATTGCCGCCAAGAGCCCACTACATTTGGATGGTAAAACCGTGGTGGCAACGACTGACTCTACAGTTGACCATCAATGCACTAGAATACGCGCCAGCTTTGACAAGGAGAAGGTACTGATCTTTACCGAAGATGCGCCCTTGAGGCTACGGGACGACCTCGTGATTCAGCCACATAGCTTTATCACTACCGTTCTCGCTAACCGAACCATCGATAATCGAGAGTGTATTCCTGTTTTAGAAACGCAGCATAATGCTTTTCTATGCTTGAATGTAGTAAGAACCGATTGCCCGGAATGA
- a CDS encoding succinate dehydrogenase cytochrome b subunit yields the protein MNLLARAYRSSLGKKYIMAITGFLLFLFVIVHMLGNLQVYLGPEPMNAYAALLKSKPALLWTARVGLFITGVLHIWSALQLAAENRAARPEPYDEGKPIATLASRTILVSGLIIFAFIIYHLMHFTLGVTNPDFMELHDPLGQHDVYRMTVEGFRNPWVSAFYIISMGLLFLHLSHGVSSLFQSLGIRRKATVAAFNRFARISAIVIFIGNCSIPISILAGVVK from the coding sequence ATGAACCTGCTTGCTCGCGCTTACCGTTCTTCACTCGGCAAAAAATACATCATGGCGATCACCGGGTTCCTTCTGTTCTTATTCGTGATCGTTCACATGCTAGGCAATCTTCAGGTCTATCTTGGGCCCGAGCCGATGAATGCTTACGCGGCGCTGCTCAAGTCTAAGCCGGCGCTGCTGTGGACCGCGCGCGTGGGACTGTTCATCACCGGTGTGCTGCATATCTGGTCGGCCCTTCAGCTCGCCGCCGAGAATCGAGCTGCGCGGCCCGAGCCCTATGACGAAGGCAAGCCCATCGCGACTCTTGCATCTCGTACGATACTGGTCAGTGGTTTGATTATCTTCGCCTTCATCATCTATCACCTCATGCATTTCACGCTGGGAGTCACGAATCCCGATTTCATGGAGCTGCACGATCCGTTGGGACAGCATGATGTCTACCGGATGACGGTCGAGGGCTTCCGCAATCCATGGGTTTCCGCTTTCTACATCATTTCGATGGGCCTGCTCTTTTTGCACCTTAGCCACGGTGTATCGAGCCTGTTCCAGTCGCTGGGAATCAGACGCAAGGCGACGGTCGCCGCGTTCAATCGCTTCGCACGGATTTCGGCGATCGTGATTTTCATCGGCAATTGTTCGATTCCCATATCGATTCTCGCGGGAGTCGTGAAGTAA
- a CDS encoding fumarate reductase/succinate dehydrogenase flavoprotein subunit codes for MKLDAKIPSGPLAQKWSKHRHDIKLINPANKRKFDVIVVGSGLAGGSAAATLSELGYKVECFCFQDSPRRAHSIAAQGGINAAKNYQNDGDSVYRLFYDTIKGGDFRSREANVYRLAEVSVNIIDQCVAQGVPFAREYSGYLANRSFGGAQVSRTFYARGQTGQQLLLGAYQALAKQIEAGGVKMYPRTEMLDLVLINGQAKGIVVRDLVTGEISSHAADAVVLATGGYGNVFFLSTNAKGCNVTAIWRAYKRGALMANPCFTQIHPTCIPVTGEHQSKLTLMSESLRNDGRVWVPKTKGDNRPPNEIPKEERDYFLERKYPAYGNLAPRDISSRAAKEVCDEGRGVGPGGRGVYLDFADAIERLGLNVIRERYGNLFEMYERITGEDAYKIPMRIYPASHYTMGGLWVDYNLMSNIPGLYVIGEANFSDHGANRLGASALMQGLADGYFILPYTIGDYFAAERPAKPSVDDPEFKKVESEVAERTKKLLSIRGRRTVTEFHRELGKLMWDKCGMARNEAGLKEALDTIPAMRREFWEDLNVLGDGNELNQSLEYAGRVADFMEFAELVVYDALTRDESSGAHFREEHQTPDGEARRDDERFSYVSAWEYQGVDQRPILHKEPLVYEEVHLAQRSYK; via the coding sequence ATGAAACTCGATGCCAAAATACCTTCGGGGCCGCTCGCTCAGAAGTGGAGCAAGCATCGCCACGACATCAAGCTGATCAACCCGGCCAACAAGCGGAAGTTTGATGTGATCGTGGTTGGCTCGGGGCTTGCGGGCGGGTCTGCCGCGGCGACGCTGTCGGAACTGGGCTATAAGGTGGAATGCTTTTGCTTTCAGGACAGCCCTCGGCGCGCACACTCGATCGCGGCGCAGGGCGGTATCAACGCCGCGAAGAATTATCAGAACGACGGCGATAGCGTCTACCGCTTGTTCTACGACACGATCAAGGGCGGTGACTTTCGCTCGCGTGAAGCTAACGTCTACCGGCTGGCCGAGGTCAGCGTCAACATCATCGACCAGTGCGTAGCGCAAGGAGTTCCGTTTGCGCGCGAGTACTCCGGCTACCTCGCGAACCGGTCATTTGGTGGAGCTCAGGTTTCGCGTACTTTTTACGCGCGGGGTCAGACGGGCCAGCAGTTGTTGCTTGGCGCTTATCAAGCGCTCGCAAAGCAGATCGAGGCCGGCGGAGTGAAGATGTATCCGCGCACCGAGATGCTCGACCTGGTGCTGATCAACGGACAGGCGAAAGGAATCGTGGTCCGCGATCTGGTGACCGGCGAGATCAGCTCGCACGCGGCGGATGCGGTGGTGCTGGCGACCGGCGGCTACGGCAACGTGTTCTTTCTTTCAACCAACGCCAAGGGCTGCAACGTGACCGCGATCTGGCGCGCCTACAAACGGGGCGCGCTGATGGCCAATCCTTGTTTCACCCAGATTCATCCAACCTGCATTCCGGTAACCGGCGAACATCAATCGAAGCTGACACTAATGTCGGAGTCCCTGCGGAACGATGGCCGCGTGTGGGTGCCGAAGACAAAGGGTGATAACCGCCCGCCTAACGAGATCCCGAAGGAAGAGCGCGACTACTTCCTCGAGCGCAAGTATCCAGCTTACGGGAATCTCGCGCCGCGCGACATATCATCCAGAGCCGCTAAAGAAGTCTGCGACGAAGGCAGAGGAGTGGGGCCGGGCGGCCGAGGTGTGTACCTCGACTTTGCCGACGCGATCGAGCGGCTTGGCCTGAACGTGATTCGCGAGCGCTACGGCAATCTGTTCGAGATGTACGAACGCATAACCGGCGAAGACGCTTACAAGATTCCGATGCGGATCTATCCCGCGAGCCACTACACGATGGGCGGGTTATGGGTCGATTACAACTTGATGAGCAACATCCCCGGCCTTTACGTGATTGGCGAAGCGAACTTCTCAGACCACGGCGCGAATCGGCTCGGGGCAAGCGCGTTGATGCAAGGGCTGGCCGACGGCTACTTCATTTTGCCCTACACAATCGGCGACTACTTTGCGGCTGAACGGCCGGCCAAACCATCAGTCGATGATCCCGAATTCAAAAAGGTCGAATCGGAGGTTGCCGAGCGCACGAAGAAGTTGCTGTCCATTAGGGGCCGCCGAACGGTTACAGAGTTTCATCGAGAGCTCGGAAAGCTGATGTGGGACAAATGCGGGATGGCTCGCAACGAAGCGGGATTGAAAGAGGCTTTAGATACGATTCCGGCGATGAGGCGGGAGTTCTGGGAAGACTTGAACGTGCTTGGCGATGGAAATGAGTTGAACCAGTCGCTCGAGTACGCCGGCCGGGTTGCCGACTTCATGGAGTTCGCTGAGTTGGTTGTCTATGACGCGTTGACCCGTGACGAATCGTCCGGCGCTCACTTTCGCGAGGAGCACCAGACACCGGACGGCGAAGCTAGACGTGACGATGAAAGGTTCTCTTACGTCTCGGCGTGGGAGTATCAAGGCGTGGACCAGCGGCCAATCTTACATAAGGAACCATTGGTTTACGAAGAAGTTCATCTGGCGCAAAGGAGCTACAAGTAG
- a CDS encoding succinate dehydrogenase/fumarate reductase iron-sulfur subunit encodes MNLTLRVWRQKNSTSQGTFIEYEADDISPDTSFLEMLDIVNEGLIKRGEDPVAFDHDCREGICGTCGMVINGIAHGPLGATTTCQLHMRHFKDGQLITIEPWRARPFPVIKDLVVDRSAFDRVIQAGGYISARTGGTPDGNTIQISKPDADLAMDAAACIGCGACVAACKNASAMLFVAAKVSHLNILPQGKPEKDRRVVNMVRAMDEEGFGNCTVMGSCEAVCPKEISLDFISRMNRDYLGALWRSR; translated from the coding sequence ATGAATCTGACGTTGCGTGTGTGGAGACAAAAGAACTCGACGTCGCAAGGCACGTTTATCGAGTACGAGGCTGATGACATCTCGCCCGACACGTCTTTTCTCGAGATGCTCGACATCGTCAACGAAGGGCTGATCAAACGCGGCGAAGACCCGGTTGCATTTGATCACGATTGCCGCGAGGGCATCTGCGGAACTTGCGGAATGGTCATCAACGGAATCGCTCACGGACCGCTGGGCGCTACTACGACCTGCCAGTTGCACATGCGTCACTTCAAAGATGGTCAGCTAATCACGATCGAGCCGTGGCGCGCGCGGCCCTTTCCAGTCATCAAGGACCTGGTCGTAGACCGCAGCGCTTTTGATCGGGTCATTCAAGCGGGAGGATACATCTCCGCGCGAACCGGTGGCACCCCCGACGGCAACACGATCCAGATATCAAAGCCCGACGCTGATCTTGCGATGGACGCGGCCGCTTGCATCGGATGCGGCGCGTGCGTGGCCGCATGCAAGAACGCTTCGGCGATGCTGTTCGTCGCGGCGAAGGTCTCTCATCTGAACATTCTTCCGCAGGGCAAGCCGGAGAAGGACCGTCGCGTGGTGAACATGGTGAGGGCGATGGATGAGGAAGGCTTCGGCAACTGTACGGTGATGGGTTCGTGTGAAGCCGTGTGCCCGAAAGAGATCAGCCTGGATTTCATCTCGCGCATGAACCGGGACTATCTCGGGGCCCTGTGGCGAAGCAGGTAG
- a CDS encoding threonine/serine dehydratase — MNESDNSSSRLKDVVRPTTIIEAPRLSKRLGVDLTIATETFQFTGSFKFRAAYNLASKVPERKIITASSGNFGQAMAYACSLLGKSCTIVMPSTSAQVKIDAVREYGGLVDLIDVREKSRAGRVAELAGDNPDAYVASAYDDRLVIEGNASLGAELAALDREFDFVIAPVGGGGLTSGIITGLRAAGSSARVAGAEPLMANDAARSLRAGHIVVNETEPQTIADGARTVSVGGHNWAVLKEGLSAIVEVPEENIKEGLRLLFGLANLKAEPTGALPIGALLTGTDLFRESRVCCVISGGNVDPEVYRAIIAG, encoded by the coding sequence ATGAACGAGTCTGACAACTCCAGCAGTCGGCTCAAGGACGTTGTTCGCCCAACCACAATCATCGAAGCGCCGCGCTTATCCAAGCGGCTGGGCGTTGACTTGACGATTGCGACCGAGACCTTTCAGTTCACGGGCAGCTTCAAGTTTCGGGCGGCTTACAACCTCGCTTCCAAAGTTCCTGAGCGCAAGATCATCACCGCTTCATCTGGCAACTTCGGACAAGCCATGGCGTATGCCTGTTCGCTTCTGGGCAAGTCTTGCACCATCGTGATGCCGTCGACCTCGGCTCAAGTGAAGATCGATGCAGTGCGCGAATACGGCGGCCTAGTTGACCTGATCGACGTCAGAGAGAAGAGCCGCGCGGGTCGAGTGGCCGAACTTGCCGGCGACAATCCAGATGCCTACGTCGCGAGCGCTTACGACGACCGGCTGGTGATCGAAGGCAACGCGAGCCTCGGAGCCGAGCTTGCAGCGCTCGATCGCGAGTTTGATTTCGTCATTGCTCCAGTCGGAGGCGGAGGGCTCACGTCGGGAATAATCACCGGGCTTCGCGCCGCAGGCAGCAGCGCTAGGGTGGCAGGCGCGGAGCCGCTGATGGCTAATGACGCGGCCCGCTCGCTTCGCGCGGGTCACATAGTCGTTAACGAGACCGAACCTCAAACTATCGCCGACGGCGCGCGCACTGTGAGCGTGGGCGGGCATAACTGGGCTGTGCTGAAAGAAGGGTTGTCCGCGATAGTCGAGGTTCCCGAAGAGAACATCAAGGAAGGCTTGCGGCTGCTATTTGGGCTTGCGAATCTGAAAGCGGAGCCGACTGGGGCGTTGCCGATTGGCGCGTTGCTGACCGGGACGGACCTTTTTCGCGAGAGCCGCGTGTGCTGCGTTATCAGCGGCGGCAACGTTGACCCGGAAGTGTATCGGGCTATCATCGCGGGGTAG
- a CDS encoding DUF1326 domain-containing protein: MRKFFYWTLPILLAVSAVTAAAQKPAAPEWALNATIIEACSCPMFCQCYFATKPAAHQGHGGMAEHYCRANFAYKVNKGNYGNVKLDGVKFWLAGDLGADFGGGQGEWIEATFEPSVTKEQRAGLATILSHVYPLKWKSFTVAAQDATVDWQASKDRAEAKLNGGKGGVIVLHRGPGMTEEPVVIRNLKYFGAARNDGFVLMPNEIEAYRVGPKAFEYSGTNGFMITIDITSKDVKK, encoded by the coding sequence ATGCGAAAGTTTTTCTATTGGACTCTCCCCATCCTACTGGCCGTGAGTGCCGTCACGGCTGCTGCTCAAAAGCCTGCCGCGCCGGAATGGGCGCTTAACGCAACCATCATCGAGGCGTGTAGCTGCCCGATGTTCTGCCAGTGCTATTTCGCCACCAAGCCCGCCGCTCATCAGGGTCACGGCGGAATGGCCGAACATTACTGCCGCGCCAATTTTGCCTACAAGGTCAACAAGGGCAACTACGGAAACGTCAAGCTTGATGGAGTAAAGTTCTGGCTGGCGGGTGATCTTGGAGCTGACTTTGGCGGCGGCCAGGGAGAATGGATCGAAGCAACGTTTGAACCGTCGGTCACCAAGGAGCAGCGAGCCGGCCTCGCAACAATCCTCAGTCACGTCTATCCACTCAAGTGGAAGTCATTCACCGTTGCTGCTCAAGACGCGACTGTAGATTGGCAAGCTTCGAAAGATCGCGCTGAGGCAAAGCTCAACGGCGGGAAAGGCGGGGTAATCGTCCTGCATCGCGGCCCAGGCATGACCGAAGAACCGGTGGTGATTCGAAACCTGAAGTACTTCGGCGCAGCGCGCAATGACGGGTTTGTTCTGATGCCCAACGAGATTGAAGCCTACCGCGTGGGCCCAAAGGCATTCGAGTACAGCGGAACCAACGGCTTCATGATCACCATCGACATCACATCGAAGGATGTGAAGAAATAG